GCCCTGGATCCTGAATTGATCTTCTAACCCAAGTGACCAGGTCCCCTCCTTGCTCTAGACATTGAACAGGCGGTTTCCCAGTAATTAGTTCCAGTAGAACTACTCCAAAGCTATAGATGTCACATTTCTCAGTCACCTTCAATGTGTAAGCATATTCTGCAcatgaaaatcaattaaaagttACAGTTTGTACATGATGGAATTTGAATATTTAAGCACAATCAAGATGGGAAAAAGTTAGGCTCCTTTTGTTCGAATGACAGGCATACCTGGGGCAATGTAACCATATGAACCTGCAACAGCAGACATGGATTTGGAGTGGGGAAAATCAATCAACTTCGCCAAGCCGAAGTCTCCTACATGAGCCTGAAGTAAATCATCCAACAAGATATTGTTCGACTTTATATCACGGTGGATGATTCTAGGCTTACAATCATAATGTAGATAGCATAAACCCTCAGCTGCTCCAAGACCAATTTTATATCTAGCATTCCAGTCCAGTGAACATGTTCGGACACTTCCATGAAGTTGCTCTCCGAGGCTCCCATTTGGCATGTATTCGTATAGAAGGATATTGTAGTCCTGATGGTAGCAGAATCCAAAGAGCTTAACAATATTACGGTGTCTGATCTTTCCGAGGGTCAATATCTCAGCACGGAAGCTGTTGTCAGAACTAGCTCCTGCACCGCTAGACTTCAGCTTTTTTACGGCAATTACCTCCCCGTCAGCCATAACAGCCTTGTACACCGTGCCACAGGCTCCCCTTCCTATAACTGCATCTTCCGAAAAATTTCCAGTGGCCACCAAAAGGTCATTATACGAGAATCCTTCTTTAGGAAAATAATAGTTGTCTTCGACATCGGGCCTTGTTGCGTCTTCAAGTGAGACAAAAGCAGGTTGGCGACGCATCATAGCCCAACAGATTCCCACTATGAAAAACAGAGAGACTAACCCGATAGCTCCAGAAAGAATGGTCACTAATTTAGCTCTGGATGAACTCTCCTTGATCCAGTTTCTGTTAGGAGTAGGAGATGGGATCGTAGAATGACAATGGTAAGAACCTGATTTGCACAAGCCATTGTTGCCAGCAAAATTTGTTGAGTCCATTTTTTGAAATGCTGGAGTATTTGGCACTGCTCCTTCCAGGTTATTGTTAGAAAGATTGCAGACTAGAAGGCTCAGCAGCTCACCAATAGACGCAGGAATCTCACCGACGAGCTGATTGTCGTTCAAGTAGAGTGATTCTAGCATCTGCAGTTTCCCCAAGTCTTTGGGAATTGTACCAGAAAGGCGATTATGGCTAATGTTGAGAGCAATCTGGAGAGTGGTAAGTTGACCAAGCTCAACAGGTATGGCACCAGAAAAAAGATTTCCTCCCATTTGCAACTCAGTAAGTCTGTCTAGACTGCCTAAGGTGCTTGGGATTTCTCCAGTAATTCTGTTGTCTGAAAGCTTCAGGAGTTCCAGGTTCACCAGCCAGCCAATTTCTTCCGGGAGAGAGCCTGTGAATTGGTTCCGACTGAGATCAAGCCTCTGAAGTCTTATGCATTTTCCCAAGTCATGAGGAATACCTCCAGAGAGCCCATTGGAAGAAATGTTGAATGCAACGAGCTGCGTCAGGTTTCCTATCTCTGGGGGAATTTGCCCAAAAAAATAGTTATCTGACAAGAGCAACCTCTTCAAATTCCCGAGCTTGCCTATACCAGGGGGTATAAACCCGGAGAATCGGTTTTGTTGAATTTCAAGAGAAGAAAGATTCTGAAGTTGATATAATTCAACAGGGAGACTTCCGGTAAGCAAGTTACCCCCAAGCATTAGCTGCTTAAGAGACTTGCATGTTTTCAGACCAAAAGGAATGTTTCCAAACAACCTATTTGATCCAAGgctcaaaaatattaaatcctgATGCGTGCAAAGGTATGGAGGTATGCTACCAACTAGATTGTTGGCAGATAAGTCAAGGATAGAGAGGTTGCTATTATACCCAATGAGAAAAGGAATATGACCCTCAAGATCGTTGTCAAAAAGCTGCAACTCCTCTAGACATGTTAGGTTTTGAAACTCTAGAGGAATTGAACCTGTCAGGATATTTATGGACAGGTCAAAGTTTCGCAGCTGTGTTAACTCTCCAAGCTCTTTGGGAATACTTCCCTGAAGGAAATTCTCAAAAAGGTGAAGCAAGCGGAGACAAGGAATCCACCCCAACTCTCTTGGAACAGTCCCACTTAACCCATTCTCAGAAAGATCTATCTCAAGAGCACTGCTGCAATTTCCTAGTTCCCGAGGAATTGTTCCATTCAACAGGTTGGTATATATGTACAGTTTTTTTAGCTTGGATAATTTGCCAAGTTCTTTTGGAAGAAACCCGCTAAAGGAATTTTCATGCAATGCAATCACCTCTAGGTTGCTGATGTTTCCAATCTCAGGAGGAATCTCCCCAGACAAAAAGTTTTGCCAAAGGATCAAATTGGTAAGATTCTGAAGTTTCTGAAGCTCCCTTGGAAGAGAACCTTGGAAACGATTCTGTGCCAACCCGAGTAACTCCAAGCTCTCACATTCGCTTATTTCGGGTGGTATTGGACCTGTGAAATAGTTTACACCTGCCCTGATGACCTTAAGATGCTTTAACTCACGGATTGATACAGGAATTGTGCCTGTGAGATTATTGCTATAGATGACAAGCTCTTCAAGTAAAGTCAAATTTCCTATCTCCCTAGAGATTTCTCCGAATATGTAATTCTCACAGAAATAAAGCAGTCTAAGAGTGCTAAGTTTGCACAGATGTGTTGGAAATTCCCCACGAAACCTATTGGTACAAAGGTCAAGAGTCTCTAGATTATGACACTCATCAAGATACTTTGGAATGGGACCAGAAAAGAAGTTGGAGGACATATTCAAAACGACTAAACCAGGGAGATTATGACATATACTTGCAGTTGTAGACAGACTACCAGACAAATTAAGGCCATGGAGATTCAAAGACGTTACCTTAAGATTGGTAGAACAACCTACTCCCTTCCAGTTGCAAGGAGTCAAGTCCAAAGAATTCCAGCCTTGAAGATTGTTATCAGGATCAATGACTGACTTCGTAAACTCCAAAAGAAAAGCACCCTCTTGATTTAATGATATTACGAATACAAAATGGAAATAAAGCATCAAAAAGACCAAGCAAAAGAGGTTGTAAGGAATGGGAGAATTCAACTGGCTTGGCATCatattcaagaaaaatgaagatGCAGAATTGAATAGCTCGGTT
This is a stretch of genomic DNA from Populus alba chromosome 11, ASM523922v2, whole genome shotgun sequence. It encodes these proteins:
- the LOC118035686 gene encoding uncharacterized protein translates to MMPSQLNSPIPYNLFCLVFLMLYFHFVFVISLNQEGAFLLEFTKSVIDPDNNLQGWNSLDLTPCNWKGVGCSTNLKVTSLNLHGLNLSGSLSTTASICHNLPGLVVLNMSSNFFSGPIPKYLDECHNLETLDLCTNRFRGEFPTHLCKLSTLRLLYFCENYIFGEISREIGNLTLLEELVIYSNNLTGTIPVSIRELKHLKVIRAGVNYFTGPIPPEISECESLELLGLAQNRFQGSLPRELQKLQNLTNLILWQNFLSGEIPPEIGNISNLEVIALHENSFSGFLPKELGKLSKLKKLYIYTNLLNGTIPRELGNCSSALEIDLSENGLSGTVPRELGWIPCLRLLHLFENFLQGSIPKELGELTQLRNFDLSINILTGSIPLEFQNLTCLEELQLFDNDLEGHIPFLIGYNSNLSILDLSANNLVGSIPPYLCTHQDLIFLSLGSNRLFGNIPFGLKTCKSLKQLMLGGNLLTGSLPVELYQLQNLSSLEIQQNRFSGFIPPGIGKLGNLKRLLLSDNYFFGQIPPEIGNLTQLVAFNISSNGLSGGIPHDLGKCIRLQRLDLSRNQFTGSLPEEIGWLVNLELLKLSDNRITGEIPSTLGSLDRLTELQMGGNLFSGAIPVELGQLTTLQIALNISHNRLSGTIPKDLGKLQMLESLYLNDNQLVGEIPASIGELLSLLVCNLSNNNLEGAVPNTPAFQKMDSTNFAGNNGLCKSGSYHCHSTIPSPTPNRNWIKESSSRAKLVTILSGAIGLVSLFFIVGICWAMMRRQPAFVSLEDATRPDVEDNYYFPKEGFSYNDLLVATGNFSEDAVIGRGACGTVYKAVMADGEVIAVKKLKSSGAGASSDNSFRAEILTLGKIRHRNIVKLFGFCYHQDYNILLYEYMPNGSLGEQLHGSVRTCSLDWNARYKIGLGAAEGLCYLHYDCKPRIIHRDIKSNNILLDDLLQAHVGDFGLAKLIDFPHSKSMSAVAGSYGYIAPEYAYTLKVTEKCDIYSFGVVLLELITGKPPVQCLEQGGDLVTWVRRSIQDPGPTSEIFDSRLDLSQRSTIEEMSLVLKIALFCTSTSPLNRPTMREVIAMMIDAREAAVSSPSQSPTAESP